In Podarcis muralis chromosome 7, rPodMur119.hap1.1, whole genome shotgun sequence, the genomic stretch AGGAAACGCCCCCAGCCAGGCCATATTGGTGGGCTGTGCTCAGCTCCCGCCCTAAAGAAAAAGAGGTTGGGTGAGAATACGGGGGGGCAGGAATACTGGGCTCACGCTCTAACTCTCAGGGCCTTTCGAGACAAAGCTGGAAGCGCCGGTTGCCTGTGTAAATCGACCACCGGCCCAACAGCAGAGTTTTGCCTGATTACTGCAAATGAACACAAGATGCCAAGCACTCTATGGTCTACTCTAGCTACAAACTACAGGGTTGAAGCCTAGCAAGAAAAGGGCATTCGCCAGTGATCTGCATCATTCTTGTTGATGCACCACCACCTGGTGGCTACTCTGGGAGCTGCAACCTTCAAGGATGCTTCAAGGCATGAGAGAGCTTCAAGGAGTGTCGCCCACGAAAGGGGCCGGGGTGCTCGAATCACATGGCCAAGaactgccccctccccttttcatgacatgagcacagcagcactcctCCTGCTTGAGATTTCCAGCAACCGGTAAAGATCCCTGGAAGATCGCCTTCTCCCCAATATACCTACCCGAGTCctatgctgggatagctcaggaGGTAGAGacttaatctcggggttgtgggtgATTGTGtattgcagggggggttggactggattaccctcgtggtcccttccaactccacaattctgtgagtcTAACCTGGGAGATCCTTTTCAGAGGCCCTGCTCCAGGTATACCTGCTAAATGAAGTGAAATGGGTGGCTACCAGAGACAGGGCCTTGCAGTGCTGCAGTGCCCCCCAGCTGTGGGAATGTCTACCTTATGGTTATTTTGGCACCAGATGAAGTCACTTTCatttcccaggctttttagaaATCTGCGTTTTTAGCGTTCTGAAACACTGCTTTTATTCTGTCCTATACTGCAggttttttactttattttacaaTATTATGTTTTGACTGTATGTCATCGTTTTATGCCGTAAGCCACTCGGAAAACAAGGTTAGTGGGTGGCTTTAGAGAAATATAGAAGAAAACGGGCAATGTTATGGCTTCAGTGATCGTGGCAGTTATGTAATCAGCACGCAATCTATTGTACTGGTATGAATTTTGCCTATCACACACGGCTCGTCAATGCCAGCCTCCCTCTACGTACCAAAGACAACAAGTTGTGACTGCTGGGTCTTCAGGTAAATGATGTAACAGGCTCCAAAGAAGACAGCAAGCGCAATCAGGAGCAGTGGAGACGTGATGCTGCCAGGGCAGAGAGAGAAGGCCAGGGGGTTAGAAGCGTCAAGAAAGATCACGGATCATCAATCCAACCCTCTCCCCAAATCACAGTAATAATCATAAAAGGGTCCCCGGCTTTGGGACATTACACAGTATTCCTCAGTGACCCTTAAGCAGCAAAATTCTGCATAAGAGCTAAAGCCAACCTGCTTGCAGATCCTCCTTGTAATTTGTCTGCCTCTGAGAGCTACTGTTTCATATCGCAGGTGGCAGAACTGAATGTCTAAATGCTCCCTTGAAAAGTGAAATAAATGTTCTCGACTGAATGcactccccaccaaaaaaaggaaaaatgctaACCTGAAACCTCCTGCCTGATATGCTAACTTTGACTATTTGTCTATCTCTATTTGTATGTCATCAACATACAATTTACTGCTTCAGGGCAAACATGCAACTTCTTCGCTGCTCTCTCCATTCTTTCTTCCAATGACACCTCAGTAtcatcacaaacaaacaaaaaattgctCTGTCAGAAGGGATATTTCCACATCTTGTgcctaaagcagccttcccctgAGACCAGCTTCTGTGGCTTATCCCAGCTGTGGGGCAAAAGGCTGATCAGTGCATGCTCAGTGACGCCCTCATAGTTAAGAGGCTTCCTTCCCACGCCCTCAAAACCCCACTCACAGGCAATAGACGATGAGTCCCAGAAAGACAAAGACGTAGTTGCTCTGAAAATATTCCACGTTGCGCACCAGCCGCTTGCAGAGCTCCCCAAAGTTCCGAGGCTTCCCAAAGCGCCGCTGGTCGATGAAGTTGGCCCAGGGCCGGATGGTGGCCCGGCGCTGATCCAGCCACTCCTTGGCGGGTCCTTGGGGCAGGAGAGCTGGGATGTTGATCCtggggaagaaggggaggggaggccagGAGAACAGGGAGTGAGAAGAGGGGCAAGTTACAAgagccacataataataataataataataataataataataataataataacgccctcccaccagatgtcaaggcaataagcaactattttacttttaaaagacaactgaaggtggccctgtttagggaagtttttaatgtttgatgctgtattgtttttaatattcggttgaaagccgcccagagtggctggggtataagtattattattattattattattattattaataataataataataccccaccaatccggctgggtttccccagccactctgcgcggcttccaacaaaatattaaaatacaatagtctgttaaacattaaaagcttccctaaacagggctgccttcagatgtcttctaaaagtctggcagttgtttatttccatgacatgtaagggggggggtgccactaccgagaaggccctctgcctggttcgctgtaacttggcttctcgcagcaagggaaccgccagaaggccccacgtagagcgcattgcagtagtccaagcaagagataactagagcatgcaccactctggcgagagagACCGCGGGTATATAGGGTTTCAGCCCTATCTCAgtcaacatgcccccccccaaaaaaactccaaACGAAGAGACCCAGGACAGAGCTAGCAGCCTTATTTGCTGGAGCAGGGATGGGAGAATCTGCTCTCAAGACAAGGGCTACATTCCTTTGGAGCCAACTTTCCAAGGAGCCAGATGCAGGCAGTGGGTGTGTCCAAAGGGTGCATAGCTGCAGCTCGCAATGTTTcaatgatatatcaatatatcacccagccctaatggGGAGGCCACCACACACCCTCATGTACACATGACCCTTACGTACAGCAGAAAACACAAACACAGCCTCCTCTTTGCCACTGCTCAGCTGTTTCCAATTCGGTGGGCAGTAGGAGATGGGGAACGTGAGGCAGACTTATCTCTCCATCCTGCTCAGCTGAGTAGCAGTCACAACAAGTTCATTGGGAAACCGCCACTTCTCCAATGCTTGCCCTGCTCAGCCTACCTCCTGCTTCAGCCATTTCAGAAGGTGCTGCTGCCGTGGTCCTCTTTGGACCACTCCCAAGGAGAGGCAAGGCCCAGGAGAGTCTGCATGGCCTGTCCAAATGACTGGGCAGGGTTTGGGCTCTGGGCCACCAGTTCCTCACCCCAATCTTAAAACTATAATGCTCCATCCCATTTAAggggctcccccaccccctcccagcTCCTTACTTTGTGCCCAACACGGTCCCTGCTGTCTCCATTTCAGTGGCAGGGTTGAAGAGATGCTCGGGTCCTGTTTTGCTTGCCATTGCGCTTCGGTCAATAACAGAGAAGGCAGCGCTACAGAGAgatgggggaagagggagagagagtcagGCGTAACACTCAGAAGTTGGTGGCGGAGACAGGTGTGGAGATCGGAGTGCTGTCCAGAGAAAGCTAGGAAAGAAGACCATTGTTGGTTTAGGATGTAGAATCTAAGGGGCACTTCACACATTATAAACaggcaaaataaaatttaatgatGCTCACTTGACTGCTTTCCGGTCCCCAATATGGAGGCTGATCTTAGGGACATGTTACATGTTTCTGTTaagaagatcagcaatttcacatctGATTTGTTTAAGAATCACATATGAGCATAGGAAGAGccatctggatcaggccaatggcccatctagtccagcatcctgttctcacagtggccaaccaaatgtctgtgggaaacctgaaaggCAGGACCTGAGAACCCGCTCCTCCTGTGCCTTCCGGCAACTGTTACTCAAAAACATTAAGCCTTCAGAAGCTAGCTTTAAACAAATATTTGCTGCCAGAGTGGCAAAGAGTTGACAGTGCAGACGGCCTCTGAGACGATCTCATCCACAATGCCTTGCTCAGAAGAAGGGCACTTTCCTGAAAGTgaggggtgggtgttttggagaGCCTTCTTTGTGGGGAATGTACTCCAGCGAAAGTatagaaatgaggcacagcaaccTGGACAAAAATACACCTGCTGTTTTGCTACATTCATCTGAACATGGCAGGGTTGCTTGtattcaaaagcaaaaaaaactaCCCACACACTTTTCTGCAGAGCTAACCCAAATTCTAAAACAAGAGGAATTCTGAGTCATGGATAAAATCATGGAAGTTAACAATATTGCAGGATTTCTTCTCAATTTCTTTAACTTATTCAGCTTCTAGTAGCCACCAAGGGGGATGGGAAAAGAGAATCTATGCAGTGTGTGGAAGTTCTTCCCAGTGACTCCTGGACATCTTAAAATCAGTAGCCCCTCTGATTTCAGTAATTTGATTAGACAGTGCACGAAGATAaagccaaaaaagagagagagagagagagagaggatattcTGAGCTTGTGAGGAATTGTGGGATACATACATCATTCCTAATTGCTTATTTCACTTGCATGTAGCCCCTCTAAATCCTGCTCCCCAGTACAAGGAGGATCAGCCACCGGAATTTTTACAAATCATAGCTGCCCCTTGTACTTTGTTTTCGTCTGGTAACCCAACAATTATCTAGGCACCAAGGTGATGGTTCCAGACATCTTGTTTGCCTTTTTCTGCACCCTTCCTTCTCCCGCGCAAATTCCAAATAAAACCACTCAGCAGCAGAATCTGACCAGTTTTACTTTTCGGGAGGAAAATTTGCAGTTCTTTCTTAGCCAGCAAGTGCCTTATAAAATCCACCCACAGCTCTGTAAACAAATATATCCTGTACAGAGGAGCCAGCTAGCACAAAAAAGTGCCAAGCAGATCCAGAACAGTAGACTGGTTGGATTAGAAGAGTCACAACAGGAGGGTGATATATTACTGACAACATAATTAAATAACTAATTGGTTAATTATGCTTTTAAGGTACactatgtttagggaagtttttaacgtttgatgttttatcatgtttttaatattctgtttgggcAGTTCTCCTGCACAGGGTGCAGAGCCAAGAGGAAGCCTAATAATAACACCTATATTTATACGGGTAAACATATGGGTAAATaagaaatattggggagggggagcgtcaaattttgtcctcgctcagggcgccatattactGAAGTCCGCCTCCTTATTAGCCAAGATGCAAGGTTTAAGGAGAGAAGAGAGGAGCAGTGTCCAATTTGGTTTACTACCGGCTCAGGGTGGGCACCTAATCCCCTGAGCACAGCCTGATGACGAGGCCTTCCCTCGCTAAAGCCCTGATAGCGCAGGGTGTGTCTCACACATTTTAGCAGCTTTTGGCTGACTTGCAAGCGGGGCAGGGGAGCTACAAGCtcagcaaaatatatatatatattaagcccCCTTCCAGGCGCCTCCGCCTCAGAGCGGCCCAGAGGATGCTCTGCGACCAAGACTCCCCCTGCATCCAGGGTTGCCCCTGGCAACAGCCGAACCCCCCGCTCACTCACCTGCCTCCTTTGGAATCTGGTCCAGCTCCTCGCCGGAAGCGGAGTGTGGCTGCGTGGCAGGAGGAGGAACGCGCGTTTACGTTCGCAGGCGGCGGGGagcatgctgggaaatgtagtcttccAGTGCTTGCAGCTCCCGTAGCAAGTGAGGGCGAAGGAGAGTGCGGAAGCGCCACCTTCCGCGCATGGGCGTAACAAAGCAGCCTTTACCGCCCGCCCCCACACCTAgtcttggacttcaactcccatcagccctagccaccaTGGCTGTATGCttgcgctgatgggagttgtagtccaaaatctctAAGTGGGACACCGGGTTGGCAAGGTTGCAATAAAATATATGTTAAGTGTGCGTGGTTAGTTGCTGTTTTCTGGCTGGCGGACCTCTCACCTTTTTCTCATTTGCTAGGGAACCTGTAGGCCTTCtgatagattcctgcattgcaaggggttggactagatgaccatcaggatcccttccatctctacaatgctgtgatattgctggactacaacccccaggcCTGGCCACACGCACACAAATATCTGGTGGGTGAGGGTAATAGTGGCTTTCTTGTTTATGCAGTCAACCGGATCTATAAGAATACTGTAGTGTCTGATATGTTTGTGCTTTCTGCAGTATAAGTATTTCATTTTGTCCTTATttgtatcatttttttaaaaaaaaattataattttcattcataacaataataatttacaaCAATTGTTTAACCAAGTTTTAACATTTTCAGTTttgactcccttccccctctttctgtggttctttaCATTTATTTTCGTCCTTTCCTGCATACTCCAGATTgccttaacttattcttttaatCATCTATTCTCATACATATATCTcatatatttttatgttttgaactGCCTTATGATCTTCAGATGGACAGTATAcaaactgaacaacaacaacagcagcagcagcaacaacatattatatatatatatatttttcaggtttttacaataatcctgccaatgtctagATCTGTTTACAGTCtgtttgtaaatactcaatagaccacttccattcctttctaaaaagtttattatcttgatttcttattcttccggtaactttcgccatttctgcatactccattagtTTCTATATCCAATCTTTTTTCTTTGTGACCTCTTCATccttccactttggggcaaataacattcttgcagctgtagtCGCACACATGTATTTGTATTAATTGTTGGTGGATCGAGGATAAAGGACTAGATTTTTTTCTTGCTTATCTGACCAACCCTTTGTTTTTAATGGGGTAGTTAATCTTCCCTCAGCTTTGCAAACCTTATCTATTtatctgttattttatttatagaatATTTTAAACACCTTTTAGGGCACCCTCACCTCACATTGCTGTAAGACACATGAAAATACAGTGGCGATAAACAAAGAGGTTCTGCTCTTATGCACGTTACCTCAGCCCAGCTGAACACCGatggacttacttccaaatataTGAACATAGGATTATGCTGTCTCAGAAGGTAATATGGGATGGTTCAGTTGGGCCTGTTAATTTATAGCATTAAGTTCCTTTGTACTCAATTGAgataatcatttatttatttatttggctctaTCCTTGTTAGTAGTCCTTGCCCTGAGGCGCCTACGATCACCAGAGGTGAAGCAACAGAGGATAGGGAAGAAAGTGGCTGCATGGCTAAGCAGGCACGGAATGTGCAATTGTCTGTGTTTCACAAGTGCTTGCACTTGGTTGAGTTCAATCCTCAAAGCTGATCAAAGAATGCTTCCTTCTATCAGACCAAACTATCTGTTCTTCTGGTTTAGCTCAGCAGGTCTGCTCTAACGGGCGCAGCTCTCCTagagaggtctttcccatcaccttagCCCTAACCCTTTCAACTCAGGCTGTCAAAGATTGAACCTGAGAACTTCTGCCTCTCCCAGAAGTTTCCTTCCATGCCATTAAAAAAGCTTCATGGGCTGATTTCTGTATATGAGTCCTTGATTAGACAGACAGGAGCAGGCCAGGTTGTCTTTTCTTAACCCCCTGGCCACTTGCCACCCCTAAGTCTTCTATCGGGCCAGGGGATCACACTGATTCTCACTTAACCCATTCTTCCAAAAAAACAAAGACAGCCCAACTCATGCAGTTTGAGacaatgattattttattttgacacaaTTTTCAAGGTGGGATGACCGCAGGGGCTGAACAGAGGAGAGCTGtatcttttcctctttccttgCGCAAGGACAATAGGTATTTTGCTCTGCAGTTGATACGCTTCTGGGTTCAGAAGCTGGCCTCCGTCCCTCACTGCCATTGatccagctacagtggtgcctcgcaagacgaagttaatccgttccgcgagtctcttcgtcttgcggttttttcgtcttgtgaagcacggctattagcggcttagcggctattaacggcttagcggctattaacggcttagcggcttagaggcttaaagaaaaaggaaacaaactcgcaagaactcgcaagacgtttcgtcttgcgaagcaagcccatagggaaattcgtcttgcggaacgactcaaaaaacggaaaaccctttcgtctagcgagtttttcgtcttgcgaggcattcgtcttgcggggcaccactgtacttcgttCTCCCTGCAGGAGTGAAGAATGTCTGCCAGCTTCCCTTCTGCTTCAGTTCTTGTTTTTCAGCTCTCGGCCGAGTTGACAGAGGCCGCAGAATGGACAGCAGGCCATGACCACCCAGTCCTCACAAATGGAGCCCTGGGTTTCGGAAACAAAGAGGCTGTGTTAAAATGGAAGGTGAAGTTGTATAGCTCCCAAGAGACAAAACTGGCTTGTAATTGAGACAGAGGTTGAAATTCCTAACCATCTAGGGATTCATTTTGGCCAAACTCAGGCAAATCAGCCTTAGAGCTGCTTCAGCAAAGGCACACCGCCCACACATTGATTATTATAGCATTTAAAAAATTGCAAGAGCACTTTACTTTTGACTATGCAATTGTGTTTCCAGTTCTTATGAGCAAGGTTCAAGCAACATCCATCAGGAAAATAAAGGGCACTTCACTTGGGGCATAAGAGAAAACAACTTAGGTGCCAGGCAGGCCTCTCTAGGGAGGGTATTCCAAATacagggggccaccacagaagagGCCCTCCCTTCCTATTAATCCCTGCCATCAAATACTGCCAAATGACTGGAATAAAATGGCCCAGGATGTCCCCATACATATAGTGGCAGCGTAATATGCAGAAGTCAGCAAATAAAGGTTTTAACGGAAAAGAAAAACATTGTCACTTGGTGTCTGCGCATCAAGCTGCTGCTAAAAGCCAGACTTCCAATGGTCAGTTGAAAAGTTGGGCAGCCCTAATGAACTCTAATCATGGTAAGAAAACCAGCAATGGGTAGATGATGATTTACTACTTATACCCAGCCCATCCACCCCTGTTGTGTCTTCCTCCTTGGTAGGTTTTAGGTGCATAACTAGCTTGATACCTACCAACATATTTTGAGtgaggatgggcaaatctgtcaattttggtttgtctcattttttaaactttcctagtcttaagttctccacatttccacatcagtttgcagggtttttgtttttttaagttgctaTGAAACTCATTAGCATGTTGAcgcaaatttctcttaatatagtttgtatgcagttttgcctgatttacacattttttgcaaagcaatgttcccatacataatgcatttttgtatggccTTTGCAGTAATATACGCATTTCAATGCACACCTTGCCCTAGTATTTGCATATTTGTTCACATTGCTTGAACTGCgttgcaacattcagagaagtgcaaatttcaaaggacggctgcGTTTCAGTTCATGCATTGTATCAGAAAATGCAAATTGGCAAGGTTTGCTTTTAAACGTGAGCTTAATCAAATTCCTCCCCCGCACCTAATTTTGAACCTATAAAAAGGTAttcattctgcttttcttttggAGCAGAACAGCAACTTCACCCCAACTACACCCCCAGCCAGCCCATCAGTTTAACTACCACCCCAACCCCTCTCCCCACACCCATCTTGATTTGACTTCCCACATCTCACCTCAATGTGGAATCTCTCACGCACACTGGTCCGCAGAGCGACGATAGTACCAGGCAGGTATGGGAGGCAGCAGCACTCACCTGCCTGCTCTGACACACGGCAGGCAAGGATGCACGGAACGAAGGTACCACAGAGACCTGGAGGAAGGGAGACAGAAGCATTCTGCATGTATCCGGAGGAAGGCAAATGATTTCCAGTGAGggctctggaaaccaagtccTAGAGGGGATATGGATATGTTTAGCTGGGAGAAAGGAAGGTTAAGGGGAGAGATTATAGTCCGAAGAGGCTGTCATGCAAAAGGTGGAGCAgacttaaaactatggaacttgcaaTTGCAGGAGGTGATGAAGGCCACCAATTTGGTTGACCACCgctgctttcatagaatcatgcaTTActttaagtactgtatttttccatgttcaagacaatatttccccccaaattttttaagtttaaaattgggggttgtcttatacatggaatgttgcagttaattatttcttaattttaggCTAAAAaaatatacatggaaaaatacagtaaatgcatgTTTTTGGGTTTTGTTGGCGGGCGGAATGGTCTGGGGGCTTGTTATTCAAAACATGTCTAGTTGCCGCACCGCTCTGACCAGTAGGTTGGGCCAGTTGTTTGGTGGAGACAGTGAGATAATAAAAACATCCACTTGGTGGCAGCACTGaggttaaggaggaggaggaggaggggttagCTAAGCTCATggacaggcaaactaaggcccagaggccggatgcagcccaatcgccttcttaatccagcccgcggacggtccaggaatcagcatgtttttaaatgagtagaatgtgtccttttatttaaaatgcatctctgggttatttgtggggcatagaaattcgttaatttcttttccccaaaaaaatatagtccggcccccaaaaaggtctgagggacagtagaccggcctcctgctgaaaaagtttgctgacccctggctaagCTGGTTTGCTTGCCTCCCTTTCTTTGCACAGTGCAGGTCGCAGTTGCATCCTGTCTGtcactctgaccactacacatCACTGTCTCCCAATGCCTAAGCTTCCTGCATAAGCCTAATGCAGAAGATTCCTTCCATCGGCCTGTTTCTTCCTAATGCTTCACCTCATTCTTCCTAATTACTCCTAATTACCCCTGTATTTTCTCCCCAGTGCCGCTCACCATTACATTTAGATGCTGAATCTGATGGCAGGGCCTGTGCTATTCCTAATTTCTGCATTGCCCCAAGCAGTTTTAAGTAACAATATAAAAAAGGCACGCAGTGCCCATGAGGGAGGTGCCATCTGTTTCGAAGGAACACCAAGTTTCATGGACATAGAAAAATCCTTGGGGGCGAGAGGGGgccaaaaaaaccagcaacaactcAGTGCAGACTGAGCACGCtcagtgggaacagaatgctttttGACTAGTGGGCAGGGAACAGACCTTGGGAGAAATGGgtaatg encodes the following:
- the RABAC1 gene encoding prenylated Rab acceptor protein 1; protein product: MASKTGPEHLFNPATEMETAGTVLGTKINIPALLPQGPAKEWLDQRRATIRPWANFIDQRRFGKPRNFGELCKRLVRNVEYFQSNYVFVFLGLIVYCLITSPLLLIALAVFFGACYIIYLKTQQSQLVVFGRELSTAHQYGLAGGVSFPFFWLAGAGSAVFWVLGATLVVIGSHAAFHELESAETDELQMEPV
- the LOC114602996 gene encoding cornifelin homolog A-like; its protein translation is MAYQTEFIIDAQPQAAGASYTLSNQGAWNTDLFDCCSDMGICLCGTFVPCILACRVSEQAGECCCLPYLPGTIVALRTSVRERFHIEGSICEDWVVMACCPFCGLCQLGRELKNKN